In Candidatus Binataceae bacterium, the genomic window AGACATGGCCGATAAAGACGACATCTTGTTGAATTCGCGTGAGGTCGCGTTTCTTCTGGACCTCAGTCCCGACACGGTCAATGAATTTGCCCGCCGGAATATTATTCCCGCCTTCAAGAAGGGCCGCCAATGGCGCTTTCGCAAGCGGGACATTACCTCAGTTAAACGACAGTTAAGGGGGATCAACGCTGCCGCTTGACGCCTGCTGAGATGGGATGTGCGGGGCGGTAGGCGGCAATCCTCGCCGTCGTCTGGCGCTCGGACCTCTCGCGTTGCGGTGCATTCTCAGGGAGTTCAAAACGAATGGCAGAACCGCATGAGAGCCGAATCTATTCTGACCTGGCGCGCTTCTACGACCAGTTTTTCGGC contains:
- a CDS encoding helix-turn-helix domain-containing protein; this encodes MADKDDILLNSREVAFLLDLSPDTVNEFARRNIIPAFKKGRQWRFRKRDITSVKRQLRGINAAA